A single window of Streptomyces cathayae DNA harbors:
- a CDS encoding S9 family peptidase gives MTTDADSFPRRHARTQRFTLGAPRAFTVAPDGSRVVFLLSGSGTDRANSLWVLDPEGGGERVAADPRALLGGASEHLSAEERARRERSREGGAGIVGYATDAAVELASFALSGRLFTAELQAGTARELPTPGPVIDPRPSPDGRHVAYVAQGALRVVGAEGQDDRALATPEADHVTYGLAEFIAAEEMHRLRGFWWAPESDRLLVAHVDDTPVQRWWISDPAHPGREPHPVRYPAAGTPNADVRLFVIGLDGTRTEVSWDRARYPYLAHVHWSAAGAPLLLVQARDQRGQLVLAVDPDSGATRMVHADEDPDWLELFPGVPCWSPSGQLVRIADEGGARRLAVGERPLTGGQLHIRAVLDVSDDEVLVSASAGEEAAEPEIGEVHVYRVNELGVERVSQEPGVHSAVRAGGVTVLVSATPDRPGSRAVVLRDGKPTATVPSHAEDPGMSPRVTLTQGGARKIPCAVLMPRDYSGDAPLPVLMDPYGGPHGQRVLAAHNPHLTSQWFADQGFAVVVADGRGTPGRSPAWEKAVHHDFTLTLDDQIEALQDLAASHPLDLSRVAIRGWSYGGYLAALAVLRRPDVFHAGIAGAPVTDWTLYDTHYTERYLGDPAAHPETYTKSSLVTAEGLSSPADRHRPLMIVHGLADDNVVAAHSLRLSSALLATGRPHEVLPLSGVTHITPQEQVAENLLLLQVDFLKRSLGLTG, from the coding sequence ATGACGACCGATGCTGACTCCTTCCCCCGACGGCACGCCCGCACCCAACGCTTCACGCTCGGCGCGCCGCGTGCGTTCACCGTGGCACCCGACGGCTCCCGGGTGGTGTTCCTGCTCTCGGGTTCCGGTACGGACCGGGCGAATTCGCTGTGGGTCCTCGACCCGGAGGGCGGCGGGGAGCGCGTGGCGGCCGACCCGCGGGCCCTCCTGGGCGGCGCCTCGGAGCACCTGTCGGCCGAGGAGCGGGCCCGGCGCGAGCGCAGCCGCGAGGGGGGCGCCGGCATCGTCGGCTACGCCACCGACGCGGCCGTGGAGTTGGCCTCTTTCGCCTTGTCAGGGCGGCTTTTCACGGCCGAGCTGCAGGCCGGGACGGCACGTGAACTGCCCACGCCGGGACCGGTGATCGACCCCCGTCCGTCGCCCGACGGGCGGCACGTCGCCTATGTCGCGCAGGGTGCGCTGCGGGTCGTCGGGGCGGAGGGGCAGGACGACCGGGCGCTGGCGACGCCCGAGGCGGACCATGTCACCTACGGTCTGGCGGAGTTCATCGCGGCCGAGGAGATGCACCGGCTGCGGGGCTTCTGGTGGGCGCCGGAGTCGGACCGGCTGCTGGTGGCGCACGTGGACGACACGCCGGTACAGCGGTGGTGGATCTCCGACCCCGCCCATCCGGGACGTGAGCCGCACCCCGTCCGCTACCCGGCGGCGGGCACCCCGAACGCGGACGTACGGCTGTTCGTGATCGGGCTGGACGGGACGCGCACGGAGGTCTCCTGGGACCGTGCACGGTATCCCTATCTGGCGCATGTGCACTGGTCAGCGGCGGGTGCGCCGCTGCTGCTCGTACAGGCGCGCGACCAGCGCGGGCAGTTGGTCCTGGCGGTGGACCCGGACTCCGGGGCGACCCGGATGGTGCACGCCGACGAAGATCCGGATTGGCTTGAACTTTTCCCCGGGGTGCCCTGCTGGAGCCCCTCCGGGCAGCTGGTCCGGATCGCGGACGAGGGGGGCGCACGACGACTCGCCGTGGGTGAACGACCGCTCACCGGAGGGCAGTTGCACATCCGGGCCGTGTTGGACGTCTCCGACGACGAGGTGCTGGTCTCGGCGTCGGCGGGCGAGGAGGCGGCCGAGCCGGAGATCGGCGAGGTGCACGTCTACCGGGTGAACGAGCTCGGCGTGGAGCGCGTCTCGCAGGAGCCCGGCGTGCACTCCGCGGTACGCGCCGGGGGCGTCACCGTGCTCGTCTCCGCGACACCGGATCGGCCAGGTTCCCGGGCGGTGGTGCTGCGTGACGGGAAACCGACGGCGACTGTCCCCTCGCACGCCGAAGATCCCGGTATGTCCCCACGGGTGACCCTCACGCAGGGGGGCGCACGCAAAATCCCGTGCGCCGTGCTTATGCCCCGGGACTACTCCGGTGACGCTCCGCTCCCCGTCCTCATGGACCCCTACGGCGGTCCGCACGGCCAGCGGGTGCTGGCCGCCCACAACCCCCATCTGACCTCGCAGTGGTTCGCCGACCAGGGCTTCGCAGTGGTCGTCGCCGACGGCCGCGGCACCCCCGGCCGCTCCCCGGCCTGGGAGAAGGCGGTCCACCACGACTTCACGCTCACCCTGGACGACCAGATCGAGGCGCTCCAGGACCTCGCCGCCTCCCACCCCCTCGACCTCTCCCGGGTGGCGATCCGCGGCTGGTCCTACGGCGGTTACCTCGCGGCGCTGGCCGTGCTCCGCCGCCCCGACGTCTTCCACGCCGGCATCGCGGGCGCCCCGGTGACGGACTGGACGCTGTACGACACCCACTACACGGAGCGGTACCTGGGCGACCCGGCCGCGCACCCGGAGACGTACACGAAGAGCTCGCTGGTCACCGCCGAGGGCCTCTCCTCCCCCGCCGACCGGCACCGCCCGCTGATGATCGTGCACGGTCTGGCCGACGACAACGTGGTCGCCGCCCACTCCCTGCGCCTGTCCTCCGCCCTCCTCGCCACCGGCCGCCCCCACGAGGTCCTCCCCCTCTCGGGCGTCACCCACATCACCCCCCAGGAACAGGTCGCGGAGAACCTGCTTCTGCTCCAGGTGGACTTCCTCAAACGCTCACTGGGCCTCACGGGCTGA
- a CDS encoding TetR/AcrR family transcriptional regulator, whose translation MSSISEFSAGAVPEEVVRAALRVSRTRGVPVADVPLLAVAEEAGISRSTLMRRLGGTRRALDEAVRAAGVDPGGQKPVRLRAVEAAAGLISEHGLTAATLERVAADARCSVHSLYAAFGGRDELLQAVYERYGPILDVEAVLAGPHEDLPETVRRVYRLLADALGREPRVLPAMLADALSRPEDPLVQSVYRRFFPRVLDGVGQWLTEEIAAGRIRDLPLLLLIQQMTGPVLSHFLLRPAAAHLPGAELPSTEEAIEVFAQNFLRAVALPPPPDRT comes from the coding sequence GTGTCAAGTATCAGCGAGTTCTCTGCAGGAGCGGTGCCGGAAGAAGTGGTAAGGGCGGCACTGCGCGTCTCCCGCACCCGGGGCGTGCCGGTGGCCGACGTCCCGCTGCTGGCCGTCGCCGAGGAAGCGGGCATCTCCCGCAGCACCTTGATGCGACGGCTCGGTGGCACCCGTCGTGCGCTGGACGAGGCGGTACGGGCGGCCGGAGTGGATCCCGGAGGCCAGAAGCCGGTCCGGCTGCGCGCCGTGGAGGCCGCGGCCGGGCTCATCAGCGAGCACGGCCTGACCGCGGCCACCCTGGAACGCGTGGCCGCCGACGCCCGGTGCTCCGTGCACAGCCTGTACGCGGCGTTCGGCGGACGGGACGAACTGCTGCAGGCGGTCTACGAGCGCTACGGCCCGATCCTGGACGTCGAAGCCGTCCTCGCCGGCCCGCACGAGGACCTGCCGGAGACGGTCCGCAGGGTCTACCGTCTGCTGGCCGATGCCCTCGGTCGTGAGCCGCGGGTCCTGCCCGCCATGCTCGCCGACGCCCTCTCACGCCCCGAGGACCCGCTGGTCCAGTCCGTGTACCGGCGATTCTTCCCGCGGGTACTCGACGGCGTCGGGCAGTGGCTGACCGAAGAGATCGCCGCGGGACGGATCCGGGACCTCCCCCTGCTGCTGCTGATCCAGCAGATGACGGGCCCCGTCCTCTCCCACTTCCTGCTGCGCCCCGCCGCCGCGCACCTGCCCGGCGCGGAGCTGCCTTCCACGGAAGAGGCCATCGAGGTCTTCGCGCAGAACTTCCTCCGGGCCGTCGCCCTGCCCCCGCCCCCTGACCGGACCTAG